GAACATGAAACGGTAACGGCAAGCCCCATCGCCCCTCGTCGATCATCTCCCTGAAGGCCGCCATCCGATAGACGGTCCGCTGGAGCAGCAGATTCGAGTGCGTCGCAAGCCACTCTCGCCGCTCCGCCACATAATGAGCAATCCACTGCTGCTCCCCGATGTCCTGCGCTGATTGGTGCCGTTCGTCAGTCCTCGCTCGAATCCGATCCCATGACCCATGGATATGGCTATCATAGACAACGCCGATTCCCAACCCACTCGTCACTCCAATCGCTTCCGCATGTTGAACGCTCGGCGTCCAATAGACTCGGTCGAAAAACTCATCCTGCACCAACTGCATCACGGGATCGTCCCCGGCTTCCTTCAGCAAACTGCGAAGTTTCACATCGCCATCCAGTGCCAGATCCCGATTTGCCAAACGCTTCAGATACTTCTTGAGCGACGTCGCCAGCAACGCGTCATCAGCCTCACAATAATCTGTGACGAGCAAGTACAAGTTTCCACTGGCCAACGTCGTCTGCGCTCGCCCATACGTCAAGTGCCCACTATCACCGGGCAGGAGGGTGACGCGGCCATAGTCGCCGAGGGCTTTCCCTGTTTCAAATATGTTCACAATGGCCTGTGCCGACTTCTTCTGAAGATCTGACAGCATGTACTTCACCTCATTCACCAGGAAATAAACCACGCAGAGCCGCGAGGACTGCTTTCACAACGATCTCGCCAACATACAACTATGCCATCCTCATTGACGCTATCGCCTACCCTAACATCGGCTCGTCACACTTGCTCGATCCGCCCCCCTCTGGCCCGTCGATTCCAATCCATCGATATCCCTACGAGAACTTCTTCGATGAGCATCGTTGCATATCGCTGATACCGGATGCCTCTCCAAGCCCCCTCCACCTTCGACTTCAACACAAAGCGACGCGCCGCCACGGCATCGCCCTTCGCAGAGAACGTGTCATGATCGCCCGTTGCCGGATCGAAAAATCCGACATACCCACCAGGGTTGACCCCAAACGATCGCAGCGTCTTCCCATTGTAGACGCGCCCAAGAAAATCCTTCCGGCCACCCTTTTCCTCTCCGCCGGTGAAATACAAGGGGAGCAGAAAGTTGGCGACCTTGACGCCATCGATTTCGTAGCTCTCCGCCTGCACCGCATCACACATTTCATACCAATGAAAGACCGTGCGTTTTGGATCCGCAGGATGTGGCCTCTGCACCAGCAAATTCACTTCCGAGTCTCCGACAAACTCCAGCGCCTCATGCGACAAGGTGACGGTCCAATCTTCTTTTAACTGCTTGGCCAGCTCTGTGAAGACAAAGCCATAGGGCGCCCTCCTCCTCCCCCATGCGCGCCTCACTGACCACAGCATCGCTGTGTGAGTAGCCACAGGCCTTTACAGTTTTCGCACCTTGGTCGAGTACTTGCCGGTCCCACTCTGACGACTGTAATGGCGAACTTGCACAAAGTACTCACCGGCAATCAAGTCTCCGGCGATTCTGGCGTTGGAGTCGAGACCGGCATCGTCATCCTCCGCGATCAAAGCAGTCTCGTTATTCGGCCCGAACAGTTTCATGACCACATCCGTCTGACCGAGGGTATCAATCACATACCGCGCATCTGCTGCGGCCGTAAACCGATAGAGATCCTCTTCTCCCGCCTTCCCGATCGAGGCCTGGGTGCGACGTTTGGCATTGACGAGCAGCTCGACGGCGGTCGATGTCGTCCCGCCTGTTTTCGGATACATTTTCGCGCCGGCGATGAACGCCTTATCCATCAAGGACAGGACATCATTGGCTTTGGTCGCGATGCCGTTGAGAGTCCAGGAAGCAGGAAAAAATAGAGCATGATGGAGTCCGGATCGAACGCAGTCCCATTGATTTGCGCGGCGCTATATTTCCGCAAAATGTTGTGGCGTGCGTTCTCTTCACTCCAGAAGTTCGGCGATTTGGCGGCTTCACGAATAACCACAGCTTCGTTCCATTGGATACCGCCCGCAGGGTTTTGATGTTCATGGGCCAATCCAATGGCATGGCCAAACTCATGTCCCGCAGTCCCGCCCTCGAGGAACCCCAGGTTCATCGTCGGTCCATCCAACGGGATGCCACGGCAATCGGTGCCGATATAGGACCAGGCCCCGTCGTTGCGATCAAACACAATCCGAATCTCGGCATTCAGCCTGTTGCTTGGCGACGGTCTGCTCAGTGGAGGTGCCTCCCATAAATCGCATGTTGAGCGTCGAGCCATTGATCCAGGTCTTTCCGATGGGCGCAATCGCACGCCGCACGCCATCTCGCATCGGCTTGGTACGCTGCAAACGCATCAGGTCTCTGGGCAAAATCCGGTCGATACAGACGTTGGGACGCTTTTTCATTTCTACATCTCCGTTCAAGGCAGTCTCACGAGTTACTGACGCGAGCCTCAGGGCATTGCCGGCGTTTAGGGCACAGGGCACGCAGGGGTGTTGGTCCCATGTCCAAACAGATCAGCCACAAAACTCGCCAGGCATTCGGGATGACGGAAATTATGCAATCGACCGCCTACACTATGGGTGGGATTCCCAAAGCGTACATGGGCCCCTTCATGGATCAGCAAAAGCGCCTGCCTCTCCGGACCCGCGATGGCCCAAAATGTTGGACAGAGAAAAATGACGCGCACGCCCTCACAGGCAGAGGCGGATCGGTCCCGGCAATGTGTATCACAATCAGCGAATGTCGTCGCTCCGGTAATGCACCGATACCGCACCGGACCGGAATACAAATCAGCAATCGACTGCAAGCGTCGGGATACACGATCCAGCTCCTCTGAAAGCGCTTCGTTGAGAGTGGGCAACACCTCTCCGGTAAACCGATTCCGGAATCCTCGGCGAACCGCAGGCGGCAGACCGAATCGAGCGACAAAGGCCTGCCCTACCGGATGTGTCGTCACGTCGATGTCCATGGTCGCAGAGGCGGATCCGACGGCCGTAAGAATCGCCGCCGCTTGCGCCAATCCGGCTGCACGCGCGTCAAGTGCCGTCAACGTTGCGGTCGGATCGGCAGGCGCGCTATTGGCCCCCGCGCGACAATTGGTGCTCGCCACCGTTCGTTGAACATGCGCAGACCCGCGCATCCCGGTGCCAGCCTGCTGCAATACATGCGTGAGTTCATGCCCCAATAACCGTTTCCCCTCCGTCGCGTCAGGAGCATACTGCCCAACTCGAAAGACGATGTGGGAACCCACGGTGTAGGCCAGCGCCTGAACATCTGTCGCCGACCGGCTGGCCTGCGCATCGGTATGGACCCGCACATGCCCCAAGTCACGGCCAACGCGCGGTTCAAAAAATGATCGTGCTCCTGCATCCAACGCATGGCCCGGCGAGCCCAGCACCAATGGCACCGAAGCCGGCACCGCTTCACCCGATACACCGCTAGGCTTTCGGGAAATCGAGACCTCTTCCTCACAGGCCACGCATTGCCGCTGCACCCTCGACTCTGGCATCCGCATGACCTGCTCGGCGACCCGGTCAGCTTCTACTTCAGCGGGATCGTTCGGTTGACTGATGGCCAACTTGGGTTGCAAGAAAAGCGGGAGACCAGCCCCAGGAGTTTTCTTGGAATGCGCAGGGAGCTGCTCGACTGCTTTCCTGGCTGTTAGGCCAAAAGCATGTGTGGTAACCAACGCTGCTGGAGGCATCGTAGATCTTCCCGTCTAATCCAATGGGTTTCTTGCGCCAATTTTTTGGAGCAAGAGGTTAACGTCATAGGAAGTCCCGACCGCCTGACCGGTCGGGAGGGCCATCTTGCCAAGTTGTTCAGAGATCCCTTTTAATTCGCCCGTACCGTATCGAAACAATGGATCTCCCTCCAGCAACCCGGCGCCGCTCGTGAATCGTTCCTTGAGAAACCCACCCGGCATGTCGATAGAACCGTCGAACGGAAGCCACGTACCTTCCTTTCCACTGTTAATCCCGGTTGATCGATAAAAAGCCTGCGGGCCCCGGCTAGTTTCAACGACGATGATATCTCGCTCAGCATAGCGAATCACCGAGGACAGGAGCTTCGCACCCCCCGGCAACCGGAATGTAACCCCCGCGCCAAACCCAGCCACGGCACCACACCCTTCAAAGCCCCCGTTACTCGAAGAGCCCGCAATGCCAAATGACATGGCACAGCCAAAAGGATTGGCGAGACACATCTCCAACGCCAGCGATCCAAGCGATACGTATAAGGCTGTCAGATTGGCGGGTCCTGGCCCCCCATCGTAATTCCGATACTCGACTATTTCCCCGCTCCTCAGAAAAGTCTCAAGAGTGGCTCTGGCATATTTACAGCGTCGAGTCGGGGGATGACAGGCCAGATCGACGTCATGCTCAAGCAATTCAACGATACGAATCCGTACCTCTGCCGAGAACGTTTGACCTAACGCTGAATGTGGCAACTCCGAGCGCCCGGTACGACTGGCCAACGAGAGGTCAGGATCAATTTCTTCATCCGTCGCACAAGGTTGCCCACCACACACGTCAGGCCCGTTATAATCCAACGATAGCAAACTGGGGTTCTTTGGGGTGGAACGTGGCATCGCCCCTGTGGCCCCATCTCGCCCAAGAACCTCAAATAAAGCCGGCTTAATTTCGCGAATATACATTGTGCGTGCTTGGTCTTCGAAGAAGCGCAGCTTGGCATTGAGTTCATCGCGCAGGTCGGAAGACAACGTCCCGTCTCTTCGAATTCGAGCGGCATCCTGCTCCCCGAGCAATCGAGCATACTGTCGCCACGTTCGCTTACGCCGGTCCGCGGCAAACACCGCTGGCATCTCGATCTCTTCCTGCGGTAGCGGCTGACGCTGAAGCCCTATTCCACAACTCGAAGAGATCGACTGCTGAATCGTATGCGTCAGCTCATGCGCCAACAACTGCAGGCCTTTCGGAGTGTCAGGCATGTAGCGCCCGGCGTTGAAGACGACGTGAGAACCGACCGTATAGGCCTGAGCATTGACCTCCTGCGCCGACCGCTGAGCATCCCTGTCCGCATGAACGCGGACATCCTTCAGGTCTTGCCCAAACCTCGGCTCGAAGAAAGCACGTGCAGATGCAGTCAACGGCTGCCCTGGCGAGCGAAGGACAGAATCGACCGAGGCTGAAACATCGCCAACTGTGACACCTTGCGCCTTCCGCGATACCCTCACCGGCGCCTCTTCATTGCACGTCGGACAAGAAAACCCACCGCCCGCACATGTTCGCTGCACCCTCGGCATCGACATCCGCATAACTTGTTCCACTACCCGATCAGCTTCTTGTTCCGAGGGATCGTTCGATTGGCTGATGGCCAGCTTGGGGTGGAGAAAAGTCGGGAGGCCTACGGCGGTGGAACCAGAGGTAGAATTCTTTGTGAGAGAGGCAGTTGAGCGCGCAACCATCGGCCCAGGGGCAATTTCCCCAGGACGCCTTCTCGCTAAGACTGCTGTGGACATGCTGGTTCTCATCATGGATACCCAGAGTTGAATAACACGGCAATGGCTAGACCAAATGTGTCATGGTGCCACCTGATTAGCCCCTTCAGGCAACAGAACCATTCAAGAGAGGAATCTAGCTGTCACCCGTTTTCGCGACTCACAGGTCAACCCCTTCCCCATACTCATCGACATAGACCCCGAGCCATTTTCCTTCTATGGCGATTTGAAATTGCGTACAGCAGCATGCGCATGATTAGGCCACCTGAGGCCACAACTAACACGTTCGTCAGGTGATCACCCTCACGCTCAAATCGCTTTCCAGATAGTCGTAGGACAATGTTGGGATATCGGCATACACCTCAAACGGAACATCAAAAACCAATCCTGTCGCTTCCAGCCTGCTCAGTGGCACGGTCAATGTTTTCTGCTCAAGCCAGGCGCCACATTTCCCAGGACAAAAATCGATCGTATCTTTCACCCATAAACTCAACTGGGTGGTGATTCGGTAATTCTGCTCATTCGTAATATCATTTTTCACTGAAGGCTCAATGGCGATCATGCCTGAAACGGCCCTCCGGTCATTTCCACCAGCTCCGCCAGCCGTTAACGCTGTGTTCGGTGAGCCAATGACATCGTCGAATTCAAGCGGAGTACTCAGCAAAGACGCATCGGCAAGATGCTCAACTCGGTAGAAAGCAGGCTTATCCTCATAGACGTCAATCGCCTGCTTCTTGGCGTTGGCGACAATGTTCTGGAGAATGCTTTCCTGGTGATCCTGCGTGAGACCATCATCGCCAAACTTTTCCGCTAACGTACTATCGGGCGACCTGAACTCCCTCGGAGTCATATCATCTCCGGGCTTTCGGCTCATGTAGGCCTCCCACAACTCCTCTGCTTCGCCAGTAAGAAACTTAAATACATAGGTCTTCAAGTTGTCCTTCACAACCTCCTTCACTAATTGGGCGGTCTTTAAATCGGGGTACGGGGTGCAATAGGTGCTATCATCGCACTCGTTATATCCTGGCTCAGGGGCTTCGTCCGTGTCCGGCGCTTCCTCAGTCTCATCCTCTTGATCCTCGTCTTCGTCGACTTCTGGGGTCGGGGTGGGATCGGGGGCTGGCTGCGGAAAGTCACATGATGCAGGCTTGTTCCCTGTTCCAATGGCATCAAGCAGAGCTATAACCTCGTCATACTTCACAGGGAAATGTTGCAGCACGAACAGCGGGAAATCGTCCCTGTTACCAGGAACGGCTAATGTGCC
This window of the Nitrospirota bacterium genome carries:
- a CDS encoding peptidoglycan-binding protein translates to MLSDLQKKSAQAIVNIFETGKALGDYGRVTLLPGDSGHLTYGRAQTTLASGNLYLLVTDYCEADDALLATSLKKYLKRLANRDLALDGDVKLRSLLKEAGDDPVMQLVQDEFFDRVYWTPSVQHAEAIGVTSGLGIGVVYDSHIHGSWDRIRARTDERHQSAQDIGEQQWIAHYVAERREWLATHSNLLLQRTVYRMAAFREMIDEGRWGLPLPFHVRGVRVDEGVLGSGAPVRVSAEEVGVRVLMLQTPRIKGKDVTIVQQALIRAGLAISVDGTFGPTVAKAVTRFQQKQGLKADGIVGPATRAALGL
- a CDS encoding PPC domain-containing protein; the encoded protein is MDKAFIAGAKMYPKTGGTTSTAVELLVNAKRRTQASIGKAGEEDLYRFTAAADARYVIDTLGQTDVVMKLFGPNNETALIAEDDDAGLDSNARIAGDLIAGEYFVQVRHYSRQSGTGKYSTKVRKL
- a CDS encoding M12 family metallopeptidase, which codes for MFDRNDGAWSYIGTDCRGIPLDGPTMNLGFLEGGTAGHEFGHAIGLAHEHQNPAGGIQWNEAVVIREAAKSPNFWSEENARHNILRKYSAAQINGTAFDPDSIMLYFFLLPGLSTASRPKPMMSCP
- a CDS encoding DUF4157 domain-containing protein; translation: MPPAALVTTHAFGLTARKAVEQLPAHSKKTPGAGLPLFLQPKLAISQPNDPAEVEADRVAEQVMRMPESRVQRQCVACEEEVSISRKPSGVSGEAVPASVPLVLGSPGHALDAGARSFFEPRVGRDLGHVRVHTDAQASRSATDVQALAYTVGSHIVFRVGQYAPDATEGKRLLGHELTHVLQQAGTGMRGSAHVQRTVASTNCRAGANSAPADPTATLTALDARAAGLAQAAAILTAVGSASATMDIDVTTHPVGQAFVARFGLPPAVRRGFRNRFTGEVLPTLNEALSEELDRVSRRLQSIADLYSGPVRYRCITGATTFADCDTHCRDRSASACEGVRVIFLCPTFWAIAGPERQALLLIHEGAHVRFGNPTHSVGGRLHNFRHPECLASFVADLFGHGTNTPACPVP
- a CDS encoding DUF4157 domain-containing protein; translation: MRVSRKAQGVTVGDVSASVDSVLRSPGQPLTASARAFFEPRFGQDLKDVRVHADRDAQRSAQEVNAQAYTVGSHVVFNAGRYMPDTPKGLQLLAHELTHTIQQSISSSCGIGLQRQPLPQEEIEMPAVFAADRRKRTWRQYARLLGEQDAARIRRDGTLSSDLRDELNAKLRFFEDQARTMYIREIKPALFEVLGRDGATGAMPRSTPKNPSLLSLDYNGPDVCGGQPCATDEEIDPDLSLASRTGRSELPHSALGQTFSAEVRIRIVELLEHDVDLACHPPTRRCKYARATLETFLRSGEIVEYRNYDGGPGPANLTALYVSLGSLALEMCLANPFGCAMSFGIAGSSSNGGFEGCGAVAGFGAGVTFRLPGGAKLLSSVIRYAERDIIVVETSRGPQAFYRSTGINSGKEGTWLPFDGSIDMPGGFLKERFTSGAGLLEGDPLFRYGTGELKGISEQLGKMALPTGQAVGTSYDVNLLLQKIGARNPLD
- a CDS encoding DUF4157 domain-containing protein, coding for MSTIAVSIKRVPDDKREQTIVSSLGHSSKGALSSSTAGGFPLFLQPKLAISQPSDPAELEADHVADQIMRMPEPMVQRQCATCAAGGSSCPACEEEEPVRVSRKAQGVTVGDASASVDSVLRSPGQPLGLSARAFFEPRFGRDLGDVRIHTDQAAQQSAQAVNALAYTVGSHVVFDAGRYAPHSPDGKRLLGHELTHVVQQTGEDASMPSVARKQTDWPAWHQKILQDLISIVSVTAKDSEDVQWRWLQRYLCGLPQDRAQSLHSRWNRGTLAVPGNRDDFPLFVLQHFPVKYDEVIALLDAIGTGNKPASCDFPQPAPDPTPTPEVDEDEDQEDETEEAPDTDEAPEPGYNECDDSTYCTPYPDLKTAQLVKEVVKDNLKTYVFKFLTGEAEELWEAYMSRKPGDDMTPREFRSPDSTLAEKFGDDGLTQDHQESILQNIVANAKKQAIDVYEDKPAFYRVEHLADASLLSTPLEFDDVIGSPNTALTAGGAGGNDRRAVSGMIAIEPSVKNDITNEQNYRITTQLSLWVKDTIDFCPGKCGAWLEQKTLTVPLSRLEATGLVFDVPFEVYADIPTLSYDYLESDLSVRVIT